In Acanthopagrus latus isolate v.2019 chromosome 17, fAcaLat1.1, whole genome shotgun sequence, the following are encoded in one genomic region:
- the mroh1 gene encoding maestro heat-like repeat-containing protein family member 1 isoform X2, with the protein MDETDVEQVTLALLDAATDKDSEVQEQVRKSMLTLGKQQPDRVLAMCQDYLLKHPKLLVTHRVVILQTIELIVGCRIEEISYSKIKSIISLASDEMTRSKDVIPDWQQAASNILVAVGNKHINDIMEEILSKFQPGLLPHFFVVQTLANLSDSNVYGMVPFLNAILGTMLPMLNMAKQDNMKWVFSSALCHFSDSILEYLANLDKAPDPTVRKDTFSSEIYAAFDILFNNWLQSRESKLRLTVAEALGSMCHLMAGDKLEEQIPKLIPAILSLYKKNNEHYIISKSLCQVLDASVNMGSRVLETQLDSLLFALHQQVSAPVDYSNPPTIKNHNEVLRCFSILAISFPDRLVMFVLQKLENSNERSRVGSLAVLRHLINSTTSTMEGKKLLILASIRQPMADHSNKVKKRVVQVISAMAHHGYLELEGGELLVRFIVQNCALPDTYQRSHRPTDPEEVTNEALRTMCDNTLHLLTTTVGRLADVLWPKLLYYLTPPQFSNATTPLCKSLIVLGNKKKNNQEPSFNIDFTQEVNLPSPQTLMVRLLVNAAFPFRDRGHGAPSLSLLQTLSNNIHPNTETFWEKEIPPLLSILEESTAESLDKKHWNEKLLKLLSKTLATIDDDKWVCQLAAEATRYLSTYNNAIEEKSFLYQCIGMTLQQSFNKEVVRKQLQEVLLTARHNDAVEREGVAIGVGLCANSHLEGTLAKLDEFGKSDAFKKSPSIFNLLKERNDVEVEKVKSTLILCYGQVALNAPPEKILNRIDQDILRSISKHFNTKDLTMKLSLIQSVGLIAKAISECVKKQGYIFTRKQELITVMLDFIKAEPADSLRTPVRHLVMTTCANLMPLDPVLSENESFDLLKVCVNSVLSLPPETHTPEKTKEEDILDPKQRKALYKDTLAALQELLKSVLARDPTPDGLQSVFKHIESWLSSGQDHERERAITATAYILAYYLDNLTVKNMVSFHNLGALLGRLSPRCSDPHPAVRTAAIDCIYTLLYIQLRYEGFSLDHKDEAVDSLLPLKDRLENPDHSVLYKACSDLTKVMSKRLPQQQMTTLVFMLFEGLVDSQTNCCRASSVILNTLLKNRGGGLQELVPEMLEVLHVRLQSITEEQVRVAAGQTVLILASQHLQIVVNTLVNQPLPFDSWTSEMWMALGADPIVASQIIEMVMEKIAIMAPYIDRKESMIRGGTTKVATNQPLAMTCGLKELLLNGQSQEPAVTQFPRLFSCLTVRLGASVGVSAPKDNNTKHTVSVHVAGVAADALRILLARAQLDEVMKRLDEDKAWDLIKEPNTHITGVTLLARAMSKHAGPRLPSIVECLCPSLNNIYECQRVTVTAFFAELLNHHVVTELMLIDVLMNNMMERISDPCCTVRMLSVRGLGNIAEGSPEKVNKYAKELLAAMSSGMEEKDDPGKLITLEAMSGLSKVLLYLDKKNVHLLVVYIFMKIKPFLESENDEIRCAAIHLMGNLSKFGSGEPVFKDQIHNVLVSLLLHLVDPNPQVVKACKFAMRVCAPVVGSEQITTMFQNHLHEDKSLHYGEFINDLTKYLIQDFPGMLNFYHISVIQFFKSNWPEVRAGAAMFIGFLLGNLPEEHLSHLNMGTITKGLVMLLQDPDPVVRVKAAEAMGHFH; encoded by the exons ATGGACGAGACAGATGTGGAAC AGGTGACCCTGGCTCTGCTAGATGCAGCTACCGATAAAGACTCAGAGGTCCAAGAGCAAGTCAGGAAGTCTATGTTGACTTTGGGaaaacagcagccagacagaGTGTTGGCCATGTGTCAGGACTACCTTCTGAAACACCCAAAG TTGCTGGTGACCCACAGAGTTGTGATTCTTCAGACTATTGAGCTGATTGTGGGCTGCAGGATAGAGGAGATCAGTTACTCCAAGATAAAGAGCATCATCTCCTTGGCCTCAGATGAGATGACCCGATCAAAG GATGTCATCCCTGACTGGCAGCAGGCAGCCAGTAATATATTGGTCGCTGTGGGTAACAAGCACATCAATGACATCATGGAGGAGATACTGAGCAAGTTTCAGCCAGGGCTCCTACCTCACTTCTTTGTAGTCCAGACTCTAGCCAACCTTTCGGATTCCAATG TTTATGGCATGGTCCCCTTCCTGAATGCTATTCTGGGCACCATGTTGCCCATGTTGAACATGGCCAAACAGGACAACATGAAGTGGGTCTTCTCTTCAG ctctATGTCATTTCAGTGACAGTATCTTGGAGTACCTTGCCAACCTGGACAAGGCTCCAGATCCTACTGTCAGAAAAGACACATTCTCCAGTGAAATATATGCTGCCTTTGACATCCTGTTCAATAATTGGTTGCAAAGCAGGGAGTCTAAG TTGAGGCTGACAGTAGCTGAAGCACTGGGCTCTATGTGCCATCTAATGGCGGGTGATAAACTGGAGGAGCAGATTCCTAAACTCATTCCTGCCATCTTGTCCCTgtacaagaaaaacaatgagcACTATATCATTAGCAAG AGTCTTTGCCAAGTACTTGATGCTTCAGTCAACATGGGCAGCAGGGTGCTGGAGACACAGCTGGACAGTCTGCTCTTTGCACTGCATCAACAG GTGTCTGCCCCTGTAGATTACAGTAACCCTCCTACTATCAAGAACCACAACGAGGTCCTTCGCTGCTTCAGCATACTAG CTATCTCCTTTCCAGACCGGCTGGTCATGTTTGTTCTTCAGAAGTTGGAGAACAGTAATGAGCGAAGCAGGGTGGGTTCCCTGGCTGTCCTCCGTCACCTCATCAACTCCAcca cttcCACGATGGAGGGTAAGAAACTACTGATTCTGGCCAGCATCAGACAACCAATGGCTGATCACAGCAACAAG GTCAAGAAGCGTGTGGTCCAGGTGATAAGTGCAATGGCTCATCATGGCTACCTGGAGTTAGAGGGAGGGGAGTTGTTGGTTCGATTCATTGTTCAAAACTGTGCCTTACCTGACACATATCAG CGAAGCCACAGGCCCACAGATCCAGAGGAGGTGACTAATGAGGCACTGAGGACGATGTGCGACAACACCCTTCATCTCCTGACCACAACTGTCGGACGACTAGCTGAT GTGCTATGGCCAAAGTTGTTGTACTATCTGACGCCTCCACAGTTCAGCAATGCCACCACTCCTCTGTGTAAGAGTCTGATAGTGCTGggcaacaagaagaaaaataaccaGGAGCCCAGCTTCAACATAGACTTTACACAAGAAG TCAATCTGCCCTCTCCTCAAACACTAATGGTCAGACTGCTG GTGAATGCAGCATTCCCGTTCAGAGACAGAGGTCATGGAGCtccgtccctctctctccttcaaaCGCTCAGTAACAACATTCACCCCAATACAGAGACATTCTGGGAGAAAGAGATACCTCCTCTGCTTTCTATTCTAGAGG aGTCAACGGCAGAGAGCCTGGATAAGAAGCACTGGAATGAAAAGTTGTTGAAG cttttgtCGAAAACTCTGGCTACTATTGATGATGACAAGTGGGTGTGTCAGTTAGCAGCTGAGGCAACAAGGTACCTCTCCACATATAACAACGCCATAGAGGAGAAG AGTTTCCTGTACCAATGTATAGGAATGACTCTCCAACAGAGTTTCAATAAGGAGGTGGTTAGAAAACAGCTACAGGAAGTCCTGCTCACAGCACGACACAATGATGCTGTCGAAAGAGAG GGAGTTGCAATCGGCGTTGGTCTTTGTGCCAACAGTCACTTGGAGGGAACTCTGGCAAAGCTAGATGAGTTTGGCAAGTCGGACGCCTTCAAGAAGTCACCAAGCATCTTCAACCTTCTCAAA GAGCGTAATGatgtggaggtggagaaggtgAAAAGCACATTAATCTTATGTTACGGTCAAGTGGCTTTGAACGCACCCCCAGAGAAGATTCTGAACCGCATTGATCAAGATATCCTTCGCAGTATCAGTAAACACTTCAATACCAAG gACTTGACTATGAAGCTCAGTTTGATCCAGAGCGTCGGGCTCATCGCCAAAGCCATCAGCGAGTGTGTGAAGAAACAAGGCTACATCTTCACTCGCAAACAGGAGCTCATTACTGTTATGCTG GATTTTATCAAGGCGGAGCCAGCGGATTCATTGAGGACTCCAGTACGCCATCTTGTGATGACCACCTGTGCTAACCTAAT GCCTCTGGATCCTGTGCTGAGTGAGAATGAGAGCTTTGATTTgttaaaggtgtgtgtgaacagtgtgctCTCTCTgccacctgaaacacacactcctgagaAAACTAAAGAAGAAGACATACTGGACCCCAAGCAGAGGAAG GCACTGTACAAAGACACATTGGCTGCACTGCAGGAGCTGCTCAAAAGTGTACTGGCCAGGGACCCCACACCTGACGGCCTTCAGAGTGTCTTCAAG CACATTGAATCATGGCTGAGCTCTGGACAGGaccacgagagagagagagccatcACAGCTACTGCTTATATACTAGCTTACTACCTGGATAACCTGACTgtcaag AACATGGTGTCTTTCCACAACCTTGGAGCTCTGCTGGGTCGTCTGTCTCCACGATGTTCTGACCCTCACCCAGCTGTACGCACTGCTGCTATTGACTGTATATACACACTGCTTTATATACAGCTACGCTATGAAG GGTTCTCCCTTGATCATAAGGATGAAGCTGTTGACAGTCTGTTGCCACTAAAAGACAGACTGGAAAACCCAGACCACTCAGTTCTATACAAAGCCTGCTCAGATCTCACCAAG GTAATGAGTAAGCGTCTGCCTCAGCAGCAGATGACGACGTTGGTGTTCATGTTGTTTGAAGGGCTGGTTGACAGtcagacaaactgctgcagagCTTCATCTGTCATCTTAAACACCCTGCtgaagaacagaggaggaggacttcAAGAGCTG GTCCCAGAAATGCTGGAGGTGCTACATGTACGTCTTCAGAGCATCACAGAGGAGCAG GTGAGAGTGGCAGCAGGACAGACGGTACTAATCCTGGCTTCTCAGCATCTTCAGATTGTTGTCAATACACTAGTTAACCAACCACTTCCTTTTGACAG cTGGACCAGTGAGATGTGGATGGCCTTAGGAGCGGACCCCATTGTAGCCAGTCAGATCATTGAGATGGTGATGGAGAAGATTGCCATCATGGCGCCCTACATCGACAGGAAGGAGTCGATGATCAGAGGAGGGACAACAAAGGTGGCCACCAATCAGCCACTTGCT ATGACATGTGGTCTCAAAGAACTGTTACTAAATGGCCAGAGTCAGGAGCCGGCAGTCACTCAGTTTCCTCGGCTCTTCTCGTGTCTCACTGTCAGACTGGGAGCAAGTGTTGGAGTCTCAGCACCAAAGGACAACAACACTAAACATACTGTGTCTGTCCATGTTGCGGG GGTAGCAGCTGATGCTCTGCGAATCTTGTTGGCACGGGCCCAGTTGGACGAGGTCATGAAGAGGCTGGATGAAGATAAGGCCTGGGACTTAATAAAAGAACCAAATACACACATTACTGGAGTTACACTGCTGGCCAG GGCGATGTCTAAGCATGCTGGTCCCAGGTTGCCCTCTATTGTGGAGTGTCTTTGTCCCTCATTGAACAACATCTATGAATGCCAGAGAGTCACTGTCACTGCTTTCTTCGCTGAG CTCCTAAACCATCACGTGGTTACGGAGTTGATGTTAATAGATGTCTTAATGAACAACATGATGGAGCGGATATCAGATCCCTGCTGCACTGTCCGCATGTTGTCTGTGCGGGGGCTCGGCAATATAGCTGAAGGATCACCTGAAAAG GTGAATAAATATGCAAAGGAGCTGCTGGCAGCCATGAGTTCAGGCATGGAGGAGAAAGACGATCCAG GTAAGCTGATTACGCTTGAAGCCATGTCGGGTCTTTCTAAAGTCCTCCTCTATCTGGACAAGAAGAATGTCCACTTACTGGTGGTCTACATCTTCATGAAGATTAAACCATTCTTGGAAAGT GAGAATGACGAGATCCGCTGTGCTGCCATCCATCTCATGGGGAACCTGTCCAAGTTTGGCTCAGGAGAGCCAGTGTTCAAAGACCAGATCCACAATGTTCTGGTCAGCCTGCTGTTACACCTGGTTGACCCAAACCCACAGGTGGTGAAG GCGTGTAAGTTTGCGATGCGAGTGTGTGCTCCTGTGGTGGGGTCAGAGCAGATCACAACCATGTTTCAGAACCATCTCCATGAAGACAAGAGCTTACACTATGGAGAGTTCATCAACGACCTCACCAAGTAcctg ATTCAGGACTTTCCTGGCATGCTGAACTTTTATCACATCTCAGTCATCCAGTTCTTCAAGAGCAACTGGCCTGAGGTCAGAGCAGGAGCTGCCATGTTCATAG GCTTTCTGCTTGGGAATCTTCCAGAGGAGCATCTCTCTCACCTAAACATGGGGACTATTACTAAAG gtTTGGTTATGCTGCTCCAGGATCCAGATCCTGTTGTGAGAGTGAAGGCTGCTGAGGCCATGGGACAtttccactga
- the mroh1 gene encoding maestro heat-like repeat-containing protein family member 1 isoform X1, with protein MDETDVEQVTLALLDAATDKDSEVQEQVRKSMLTLGKQQPDRVLAMCQDYLLKHPKLLVTHRVVILQTIELIVGCRIEEISYSKIKSIISLASDEMTRSKDVIPDWQQAASNILVAVGNKHINDIMEEILSKFQPGLLPHFFVVQTLANLSDSNVYGMVPFLNAILGTMLPMLNMAKQDNMKWVFSSALCHFSDSILEYLANLDKAPDPTVRKDTFSSEIYAAFDILFNNWLQSRESKLRLTVAEALGSMCHLMAGDKLEEQIPKLIPAILSLYKKNNEHYIISKSLCQVLDASVNMGSRVLETQLDSLLFALHQQVSAPVDYSNPPTIKNHNEVLRCFSILAISFPDRLVMFVLQKLENSNERSRVGSLAVLRHLINSTTSTMEGKKLLILASIRQPMADHSNKVKKRVVQVISAMAHHGYLELEGGELLVRFIVQNCALPDTYQRSHRPTDPEEVTNEALRTMCDNTLHLLTTTVGRLADVLWPKLLYYLTPPQFSNATTPLCKSLIVLGNKKKNNQEPSFNIDFTQEVNLPSPQTLMVRLLVNAAFPFRDRGHGAPSLSLLQTLSNNIHPNTETFWEKEIPPLLSILEESTAESLDKKHWNEKLLKLLSKTLATIDDDKWVCQLAAEATRYLSTYNNAIEEKSFLYQCIGMTLQQSFNKEVVRKQLQEVLLTARHNDAVEREGVAIGVGLCANSHLEGTLAKLDEFGKSDAFKKSPSIFNLLKERNDVEVEKVKSTLILCYGQVALNAPPEKILNRIDQDILRSISKHFNTKVLGIKVETKDLTMKLSLIQSVGLIAKAISECVKKQGYIFTRKQELITVMLDFIKAEPADSLRTPVRHLVMTTCANLMPLDPVLSENESFDLLKVCVNSVLSLPPETHTPEKTKEEDILDPKQRKALYKDTLAALQELLKSVLARDPTPDGLQSVFKHIESWLSSGQDHERERAITATAYILAYYLDNLTVKNMVSFHNLGALLGRLSPRCSDPHPAVRTAAIDCIYTLLYIQLRYEGFSLDHKDEAVDSLLPLKDRLENPDHSVLYKACSDLTKVMSKRLPQQQMTTLVFMLFEGLVDSQTNCCRASSVILNTLLKNRGGGLQELVPEMLEVLHVRLQSITEEQVRVAAGQTVLILASQHLQIVVNTLVNQPLPFDSWTSEMWMALGADPIVASQIIEMVMEKIAIMAPYIDRKESMIRGGTTKVATNQPLAMTCGLKELLLNGQSQEPAVTQFPRLFSCLTVRLGASVGVSAPKDNNTKHTVSVHVAGVAADALRILLARAQLDEVMKRLDEDKAWDLIKEPNTHITGVTLLARAMSKHAGPRLPSIVECLCPSLNNIYECQRVTVTAFFAELLNHHVVTELMLIDVLMNNMMERISDPCCTVRMLSVRGLGNIAEGSPEKVNKYAKELLAAMSSGMEEKDDPGKLITLEAMSGLSKVLLYLDKKNVHLLVVYIFMKIKPFLESENDEIRCAAIHLMGNLSKFGSGEPVFKDQIHNVLVSLLLHLVDPNPQVVKACKFAMRVCAPVVGSEQITTMFQNHLHEDKSLHYGEFINDLTKYLIQDFPGMLNFYHISVIQFFKSNWPEVRAGAAMFIGFLLGNLPEEHLSHLNMGTITKGLVMLLQDPDPVVRVKAAEAMGHFH; from the exons ATGGACGAGACAGATGTGGAAC AGGTGACCCTGGCTCTGCTAGATGCAGCTACCGATAAAGACTCAGAGGTCCAAGAGCAAGTCAGGAAGTCTATGTTGACTTTGGGaaaacagcagccagacagaGTGTTGGCCATGTGTCAGGACTACCTTCTGAAACACCCAAAG TTGCTGGTGACCCACAGAGTTGTGATTCTTCAGACTATTGAGCTGATTGTGGGCTGCAGGATAGAGGAGATCAGTTACTCCAAGATAAAGAGCATCATCTCCTTGGCCTCAGATGAGATGACCCGATCAAAG GATGTCATCCCTGACTGGCAGCAGGCAGCCAGTAATATATTGGTCGCTGTGGGTAACAAGCACATCAATGACATCATGGAGGAGATACTGAGCAAGTTTCAGCCAGGGCTCCTACCTCACTTCTTTGTAGTCCAGACTCTAGCCAACCTTTCGGATTCCAATG TTTATGGCATGGTCCCCTTCCTGAATGCTATTCTGGGCACCATGTTGCCCATGTTGAACATGGCCAAACAGGACAACATGAAGTGGGTCTTCTCTTCAG ctctATGTCATTTCAGTGACAGTATCTTGGAGTACCTTGCCAACCTGGACAAGGCTCCAGATCCTACTGTCAGAAAAGACACATTCTCCAGTGAAATATATGCTGCCTTTGACATCCTGTTCAATAATTGGTTGCAAAGCAGGGAGTCTAAG TTGAGGCTGACAGTAGCTGAAGCACTGGGCTCTATGTGCCATCTAATGGCGGGTGATAAACTGGAGGAGCAGATTCCTAAACTCATTCCTGCCATCTTGTCCCTgtacaagaaaaacaatgagcACTATATCATTAGCAAG AGTCTTTGCCAAGTACTTGATGCTTCAGTCAACATGGGCAGCAGGGTGCTGGAGACACAGCTGGACAGTCTGCTCTTTGCACTGCATCAACAG GTGTCTGCCCCTGTAGATTACAGTAACCCTCCTACTATCAAGAACCACAACGAGGTCCTTCGCTGCTTCAGCATACTAG CTATCTCCTTTCCAGACCGGCTGGTCATGTTTGTTCTTCAGAAGTTGGAGAACAGTAATGAGCGAAGCAGGGTGGGTTCCCTGGCTGTCCTCCGTCACCTCATCAACTCCAcca cttcCACGATGGAGGGTAAGAAACTACTGATTCTGGCCAGCATCAGACAACCAATGGCTGATCACAGCAACAAG GTCAAGAAGCGTGTGGTCCAGGTGATAAGTGCAATGGCTCATCATGGCTACCTGGAGTTAGAGGGAGGGGAGTTGTTGGTTCGATTCATTGTTCAAAACTGTGCCTTACCTGACACATATCAG CGAAGCCACAGGCCCACAGATCCAGAGGAGGTGACTAATGAGGCACTGAGGACGATGTGCGACAACACCCTTCATCTCCTGACCACAACTGTCGGACGACTAGCTGAT GTGCTATGGCCAAAGTTGTTGTACTATCTGACGCCTCCACAGTTCAGCAATGCCACCACTCCTCTGTGTAAGAGTCTGATAGTGCTGggcaacaagaagaaaaataaccaGGAGCCCAGCTTCAACATAGACTTTACACAAGAAG TCAATCTGCCCTCTCCTCAAACACTAATGGTCAGACTGCTG GTGAATGCAGCATTCCCGTTCAGAGACAGAGGTCATGGAGCtccgtccctctctctccttcaaaCGCTCAGTAACAACATTCACCCCAATACAGAGACATTCTGGGAGAAAGAGATACCTCCTCTGCTTTCTATTCTAGAGG aGTCAACGGCAGAGAGCCTGGATAAGAAGCACTGGAATGAAAAGTTGTTGAAG cttttgtCGAAAACTCTGGCTACTATTGATGATGACAAGTGGGTGTGTCAGTTAGCAGCTGAGGCAACAAGGTACCTCTCCACATATAACAACGCCATAGAGGAGAAG AGTTTCCTGTACCAATGTATAGGAATGACTCTCCAACAGAGTTTCAATAAGGAGGTGGTTAGAAAACAGCTACAGGAAGTCCTGCTCACAGCACGACACAATGATGCTGTCGAAAGAGAG GGAGTTGCAATCGGCGTTGGTCTTTGTGCCAACAGTCACTTGGAGGGAACTCTGGCAAAGCTAGATGAGTTTGGCAAGTCGGACGCCTTCAAGAAGTCACCAAGCATCTTCAACCTTCTCAAA GAGCGTAATGatgtggaggtggagaaggtgAAAAGCACATTAATCTTATGTTACGGTCAAGTGGCTTTGAACGCACCCCCAGAGAAGATTCTGAACCGCATTGATCAAGATATCCTTCGCAGTATCAGTAAACACTTCAATACCAAG GTTCTGGGGATTAAAGTAGAGACAAAG gACTTGACTATGAAGCTCAGTTTGATCCAGAGCGTCGGGCTCATCGCCAAAGCCATCAGCGAGTGTGTGAAGAAACAAGGCTACATCTTCACTCGCAAACAGGAGCTCATTACTGTTATGCTG GATTTTATCAAGGCGGAGCCAGCGGATTCATTGAGGACTCCAGTACGCCATCTTGTGATGACCACCTGTGCTAACCTAAT GCCTCTGGATCCTGTGCTGAGTGAGAATGAGAGCTTTGATTTgttaaaggtgtgtgtgaacagtgtgctCTCTCTgccacctgaaacacacactcctgagaAAACTAAAGAAGAAGACATACTGGACCCCAAGCAGAGGAAG GCACTGTACAAAGACACATTGGCTGCACTGCAGGAGCTGCTCAAAAGTGTACTGGCCAGGGACCCCACACCTGACGGCCTTCAGAGTGTCTTCAAG CACATTGAATCATGGCTGAGCTCTGGACAGGaccacgagagagagagagccatcACAGCTACTGCTTATATACTAGCTTACTACCTGGATAACCTGACTgtcaag AACATGGTGTCTTTCCACAACCTTGGAGCTCTGCTGGGTCGTCTGTCTCCACGATGTTCTGACCCTCACCCAGCTGTACGCACTGCTGCTATTGACTGTATATACACACTGCTTTATATACAGCTACGCTATGAAG GGTTCTCCCTTGATCATAAGGATGAAGCTGTTGACAGTCTGTTGCCACTAAAAGACAGACTGGAAAACCCAGACCACTCAGTTCTATACAAAGCCTGCTCAGATCTCACCAAG GTAATGAGTAAGCGTCTGCCTCAGCAGCAGATGACGACGTTGGTGTTCATGTTGTTTGAAGGGCTGGTTGACAGtcagacaaactgctgcagagCTTCATCTGTCATCTTAAACACCCTGCtgaagaacagaggaggaggacttcAAGAGCTG GTCCCAGAAATGCTGGAGGTGCTACATGTACGTCTTCAGAGCATCACAGAGGAGCAG GTGAGAGTGGCAGCAGGACAGACGGTACTAATCCTGGCTTCTCAGCATCTTCAGATTGTTGTCAATACACTAGTTAACCAACCACTTCCTTTTGACAG cTGGACCAGTGAGATGTGGATGGCCTTAGGAGCGGACCCCATTGTAGCCAGTCAGATCATTGAGATGGTGATGGAGAAGATTGCCATCATGGCGCCCTACATCGACAGGAAGGAGTCGATGATCAGAGGAGGGACAACAAAGGTGGCCACCAATCAGCCACTTGCT ATGACATGTGGTCTCAAAGAACTGTTACTAAATGGCCAGAGTCAGGAGCCGGCAGTCACTCAGTTTCCTCGGCTCTTCTCGTGTCTCACTGTCAGACTGGGAGCAAGTGTTGGAGTCTCAGCACCAAAGGACAACAACACTAAACATACTGTGTCTGTCCATGTTGCGGG GGTAGCAGCTGATGCTCTGCGAATCTTGTTGGCACGGGCCCAGTTGGACGAGGTCATGAAGAGGCTGGATGAAGATAAGGCCTGGGACTTAATAAAAGAACCAAATACACACATTACTGGAGTTACACTGCTGGCCAG GGCGATGTCTAAGCATGCTGGTCCCAGGTTGCCCTCTATTGTGGAGTGTCTTTGTCCCTCATTGAACAACATCTATGAATGCCAGAGAGTCACTGTCACTGCTTTCTTCGCTGAG CTCCTAAACCATCACGTGGTTACGGAGTTGATGTTAATAGATGTCTTAATGAACAACATGATGGAGCGGATATCAGATCCCTGCTGCACTGTCCGCATGTTGTCTGTGCGGGGGCTCGGCAATATAGCTGAAGGATCACCTGAAAAG GTGAATAAATATGCAAAGGAGCTGCTGGCAGCCATGAGTTCAGGCATGGAGGAGAAAGACGATCCAG GTAAGCTGATTACGCTTGAAGCCATGTCGGGTCTTTCTAAAGTCCTCCTCTATCTGGACAAGAAGAATGTCCACTTACTGGTGGTCTACATCTTCATGAAGATTAAACCATTCTTGGAAAGT GAGAATGACGAGATCCGCTGTGCTGCCATCCATCTCATGGGGAACCTGTCCAAGTTTGGCTCAGGAGAGCCAGTGTTCAAAGACCAGATCCACAATGTTCTGGTCAGCCTGCTGTTACACCTGGTTGACCCAAACCCACAGGTGGTGAAG GCGTGTAAGTTTGCGATGCGAGTGTGTGCTCCTGTGGTGGGGTCAGAGCAGATCACAACCATGTTTCAGAACCATCTCCATGAAGACAAGAGCTTACACTATGGAGAGTTCATCAACGACCTCACCAAGTAcctg ATTCAGGACTTTCCTGGCATGCTGAACTTTTATCACATCTCAGTCATCCAGTTCTTCAAGAGCAACTGGCCTGAGGTCAGAGCAGGAGCTGCCATGTTCATAG GCTTTCTGCTTGGGAATCTTCCAGAGGAGCATCTCTCTCACCTAAACATGGGGACTATTACTAAAG gtTTGGTTATGCTGCTCCAGGATCCAGATCCTGTTGTGAGAGTGAAGGCTGCTGAGGCCATGGGACAtttccactga